Proteins found in one Diorhabda sublineata isolate icDioSubl1.1 chromosome 9, icDioSubl1.1, whole genome shotgun sequence genomic segment:
- the LOC130449027 gene encoding uncharacterized protein LOC130449027: MKIKKKPLTDFIDSEVLNKGECDIPKWLNIFWTTALSGVGKESCDRVRRLSSCYSQDSIYSITRGYIKPKKHILLGMTVKSLTGSKKVVEILNRQGYCITYPSILELETSAAYSCTSNNQLCPTSILRTSILSCGVAWDNYDRFVETSSGKNTLHDTVGILYQNIPTEEELNIIERNNASTVFEQNLSINVRDFSGRRKRSFEDDSFEHLQPTKQRRPEFWHSSSSLPEDIQNSDKFQHKYFAWVLSHKLQISDTPMWIGYNAKIFEDTSKIQKVEYLTQINDSPTDPSVVKETMRRSLQIASECQKNFFSVTYDLAMAKIALRIQSAEDEFQKLFINFGSFHIMLSFMKAIGKFISGSGLTNILIDSEILASGSINSFLSGKHFNRCRKIHPLLSLALQILHLEGFLQQHDENLENIQEYLQIFNKEKNEDPQITNENLKKLFEKYEQYKSETLLGRHGKTPQIYLMYTRLVEYYLQLEYSIRTGDFNFFIYILPKITNIFFSMNHHNYARYMSVYWDKLINIETTHPGLLNDCQKSFLGIRRTMKPFSRIPIDLTLEQTINADAASKASGIINVTNSFSARQKWSITHSLRTSVISKMMEFCNMKSTDDITKDLKESSIKKATKNLEVLMQLIKQYTNPFSFDLPKNYLYNISKGQSVSDEIYQFLSSVEIEGEKQHQNFITETRITPDRFDGAISKNKIINFDYKNTKKVKINGKVKEIKMQRDVFGRLLYASVENKIDIEKALSYPLAPVPFSLCHTNGSICKTPKSVIINELLEYQTEIENPPEADIHLIDGFYLLHTLKNVPNRYGKISKHILQILTYNKKEVHIIFDKYKKHSIKDFEHDLRGEEDTQYDVIRRDNNRPADFCKLLRSSNFKEKFVEFLIEDWTRDEFFTLIEGKTVKLNYDQCYTYEVSSDNKIKRIIDYNLSCYHEEADTKIVYHVCQFNRNYRVQIHCIDSDIPIIMLANFKYLKDEIQVIINLSTNKKKCT, from the coding sequence atgaaaataaaaaaaaaacctttaacAGATTTCATAGATAGTGAAGTCTTGAATAAAGGAGAGTGCGATATTCCCAAgtggttaaatattttttggactACTGCCTTGAGCGGCGTTGGCAAAGAAAGCTGCGATCGAGTTAGAAGATTATCTTCATGTTATTCACAGGATTCTATCTACAGCATTACAAGAGGATACATCAAaccgaaaaaacatattttattggGTATGACTGTAAAGAGCCTTACTGGAAGCAAAAAAGTAGTAGAGATATTAAATAGGCAAGGCTACTGCATCACCTATCCCAGTATACTGGAATTAGAAACGTCTGCTGCATACTCTTGTACTTCTAATAATCAGTTATGTCCTACCAGCATTTTACGCACTTCTATATTGTCATGTGGAGTAGCGTGGGATAATTACGATAGATTTGTGGAAACAAGCTCTGGTAAAAATACCCTGCATGATACAGTGGgtattctttatcaaaatatcccAACAGAAGAAGAGTTGAACATCATCGAAAGGAACAATGCATCTACAGTGTTCGAACAGAATTTATCAATTAATGTTCGTGATTTCTCTGGTCGTAGAAAACGTTCATTTGAGGACGACTCATTTGAACATTTACAGCCTACGAAGCAACGTCGTCCAGAATTTTGGCATAGTAGTTCATCGTTACCCGAAGATATACAAAATTCAGAtaaatttcaacataaataCTTTGCGTGGGTACTTTCCCATAAGTTACAAATTTCAGACACGCCAATGTGGATAGGATATAATgccaaaatttttgaagatactAGTAAAATTCAAAAGGTGGAGTATCTCACGCAAATTAATGATTCACCCACGGATCCATCAGTTGTGAAAGAGACGATGCGAAGAAGTTTGCAAATCGCTTCGGAATGCCAGAAAAATTTCTTCAGTGTTACTTACGATTTAGCCATGGCTAAGATTGCTTTACGGATACAGAGTGCCGAGGAcgaatttcaaaaacttttcattaattttggatcTTTCCATATAATGTTATCATTCATGAAAGCAATCGGGAAATTTATAAGTGGATCTGGTTTAACAAATATTCTTATAGATAGCGAAATTTTAGCCAGTGGTTCTATCAATTCGTTTTTAAGTGGAAAACATTTTAATCGGTGTAGAAAGATTCATCCTCTACTCTCCCTTGCTTTGCAGATTTTGCATTTGGAGGGGTTTTTACAGCAACATGATGAGAACCTGGAAAATATCCAAGagtatttacaaatatttaataaagaaaaaaatgaggaCCCACAAATAACCaatgagaatttgaaaaagttatttgaaaaatatgaacaatatAAAAGTGAAACTTTACTCGGAAGACATGGTAAAACacctcaaatttatttaatgtacaCCAGATTAGTTGAATATTATCTTCAATTAGAATACAGTATTCGTACGGgtgattttaatttctttatatacattttaccgaaaataaccaatattttcttttcaatgaaCCACCATAATTATGCAAGGTATATGTCTGTTTATTgggataaattaataaatattgaaacaacACATCCTGGATTGCTTAATGAttgtcaaaaaagttttttgggcATTCGCAGAACAATGAAACCGTTTTCAAGAATACCGATTGATTTAACACTTGAACAAACAATCAATGCTGATGCTGCTTCTAAAGCTTCTGGAATTATTAACGTTACAAACTCGTTTTCCGCACGACAAAAATGGTCAATTACTCATTCACTACGTACGAGTGTTATATCAAAAATGATGGAGTTTTGTAATATGAAATCCACCGATGACATAACGAAAGACTTAAAGGAGTCATCCATTAAGAAAGCTACGAAAAACTTAGAAGTATTAATGCAACTAATAAAGCAGTACACCAACCCTTTCTCGTTCGATCTgccaaaaaattatctttacaatATATCGAAAGGTCAGTCCGTTAGCgatgaaatatatcaatttttatcatcagTTGAAATAGAGGGTGAAAAACAGCATCAGAATTTCATTACTGAGACTCGGATAACACCAGATAGGTTTGATGGAGccattagtaaaaataaaattattaattttgattacaaGAATAcgaaaaaagtcaaaattaatggaaaagtcaaagaaattaaaatgcAAAGAGATGTTTTTGGCCGTTTACTTTATGCAtcagtagaaaataaaattgatatagaaaaaGCATTAAGTTATCCTCTAGCTCCTGTTCCTTTTTCACTCTGTCATACTAATGGATCGATATGCAAGACCCCTAAATCTGTGATTATTAATGAATTACTAGAATATCAAACCGAAATTGAAAATCCTCCAGAAGCAGACATTCACTTAATTGatggattttatttattacatacgCTGAAAAACGTTCCAAACAGATATGGTAAAATCTCGAAACATATATTACAAATActtacatataataaaaaagaagtacatATTATATTTGACAAGTACAAAAAACACAGTATCAAAGATTTTGAACATGATCTGAGAGGTGAAGAGGATACACAGTATGACGTCATACGTAGAGACAATAATCGTCCTGCGGATTTCTGCAAATTATTGAGGAGTAGcaactttaaagaaaaatttgtcgaatttttaattgaagattGGACAAGAGATGAATTTTTTACCTTGATTGAAGGGAAGACTGTTAAACTTAATTATGATCAATGTTACACTTATGAGGTGTCtagtgataataaaataaaaagaattattgattataatctTTCTTGTTATCATGAAGAAGCTGACACCAAAATTGTGTACCATGTTTGTCAATTTAATCGTAACTATCGTGTGCAGATACATTGTATAGATTCTGATATACCAATAATAATGTTGGCTaatttcaagtatttaaaagatgaaatacaagtaataattaatttaagcacaaataaaaaaaaatgtacctga